In 'Nostoc azollae' 0708, the following are encoded in one genomic region:
- a CDS encoding transposase family protein has product MGQPPYHQPSLPFSFLNICTIFTCVRPGDITLFRNNRENLNAKQRFLGDKAYIGEEFITTPYKKPRKAELSEIQKEQNKKISSRRIGVKHLICRVKTFRLASDRFPLGGHRYNPVIMAVCGLVRLDLNYSFILSHNI; this is encoded by the coding sequence ATTGGTCAACCTCCATATCATCAGCCCTCCCTACCTTTCTCGTTTCTTAATATATGTACCATATTTACATGCGTTCGCCCTGGCGATATTACACTATTTAGAAATAATCGCGAAAACCTAAATGCCAAACAAAGATTTTTGGGAGACAAAGCTTATATAGGAGAAGAATTTATTACCACACCTTATAAGAAGCCCAGAAAAGCTGAACTTTCAGAGATTCAAAAAGAACAAAATAAGAAAATATCATCAAGAAGAATTGGTGTTAAACATCTCATATGTAGAGTCAAAACTTTTCGATTGGCTAGTGATAGATTTCCTTTAGGTGGACATCGTTATAATCCGGTGATAATGGCAGTATGTGGATTAGTTAGGTTAGATCTAAATTATTCATTTATACTAAGTCATAATATTTGA
- a CDS encoding transposase family protein, translating to MIDSGEKAIERLGDYQERKKYYSGKKKVHTLKNQFIVLPGGEDIVDIYIGELGNISDISRGNAPYFLIKTNEDFKIIYIYKCKA from the coding sequence ATAATAGATAGTGGAGAAAAAGCTATAGAAAGACTAGGTGACTATCAAGAGCGGAAAAAATATTATTCAGGCAAGAAGAAAGTACACACTCTGAAAAATCAATTTATAGTATTGCCAGGAGGTGAAGATATAGTTGATATTTATATTGGAGAATTAGGTAATATAAGTGATATTTCCAGGGGAAACGCACCTTATTTCCTAATAAAAACTAATGAGGATTTTAAAATCATCTATATATATAAGTGCAAAGCTTGA
- the csx18 gene encoding CRISPR-associated protein Csx18: protein MHYRSWLVAVVNGGITWIVLIIAPLGLLAVIICTLSVLLGSLMVSHLGQRDGIIG from the coding sequence ATGCATTACCGTAGTTGGTTGGTGGCGGTTGTGAATGGGGGAATTACCTGGATTGTGCTAATTATTGCGCCATTGGGTTTATTGGCGGTAATTATTTGCACTTTATCGGTGTTGTTGGGTAGTTTAATGGTAAGTCACCTTGGCCAAAGGGACGGGATAATAGGGTGA
- a CDS encoding DDE transposase family protein produces MPTFEVLGLHFGIWKTEAKDTFHYSLEILGNVFPASLLEQVEKHDSDYAMATQNKRQETKSFPPRVLLLNRSSLDL; encoded by the coding sequence ATGCCAACATTTGAGGTTTTAGGTTTGCATTTCGGTATATGGAAAACGGAAGCAAAGGACACATTTCATTACTCACTAGAGATATTAGGAAATGTTTTCCCTGCTAGTCTCCTTGAACAGGTAGAAAAACATGATAGCGATTATGCTATGGCGACTCAGAACAAAAGGCAGGAAACAAAGAGTTTTCCACCAAGGGTATTGTTGTTGAACAGGTCATCATTAGACTTGTAA
- a CDS encoding DUF5331 domain-containing protein, which produces MDIQQLRQSLKLKWLGYCEENRPWLVKMKIWRSYNGVRRPSSGYILATLSVLEPQLKQILPFILDLNNNPDQIVAALGLHFNPDEEFRLLKSERSLTKTQAKNQIVSKPPAKIALVDTPLAQSNRPASVKTLVSQKPHSRAPQDNKQVLIRITSGVEQKHQTVSAVGLATPMNDHSPAKPLSGVGREQTPKRSLTITKQVPTSLKELNHNGQFTTIPVKDLSPISSGSNARSLPSWIDEFCQGVK; this is translated from the coding sequence ATGGACATTCAGCAGCTACGTCAATCTTTAAAACTGAAGTGGCTGGGTTACTGCGAGGAAAACCGTCCTTGGCTAGTCAAAATGAAAATTTGGCGTTCCTATAATGGTGTCCGACGACCTTCGTCTGGTTATATTTTGGCAACTCTGTCTGTTTTAGAACCGCAGTTAAAGCAAATACTTCCTTTTATCCTGGATTTGAATAATAATCCTGATCAAATAGTCGCGGCTTTGGGTCTTCACTTTAATCCTGATGAAGAGTTCCGATTATTAAAATCAGAGCGTTCTTTAACGAAAACCCAGGCTAAAAATCAGATTGTCAGTAAGCCTCCCGCTAAGATTGCCCTTGTCGATACACCCTTAGCACAAAGTAATCGTCCTGCTTCTGTCAAGACTTTGGTATCACAAAAGCCCCATTCCAGAGCGCCCCAGGACAATAAACAGGTATTAATAAGGATTACGTCAGGTGTGGAACAAAAGCACCAAACTGTTTCAGCGGTAGGATTAGCCACACCAATGAATGACCATTCTCCAGCCAAACCGCTTTCTGGAGTGGGACGGGAACAAACACCCAAGAGATCGCTCACTATTACTAAACAAGTTCCCACTTCCCTCAAAGAACTTAATCACAATGGTCAATTTACGACCATCCCAGTCAAAGACCTTTCTCCTATCTCATCTGGTAGTAATGCCCGTAGTTTACCTTCTTGGATTGATGAGTTTTGTCAAGGTGTAAAATAA
- a CDS encoding YgfZ/GcvT domain-containing protein, which translates to MPTSAIDGKDTAAIQTAREGVVVCDRSEWGIIRVADDDRLRFLHNQSTNDFQRLKPGEGCDTVMVTSTARTIDLVTGYVLDDAVFLLVSPGRRHFLLQWLDRYIFFTDKVQLTDITEDTGTFSLIGPGSDAMIEKLGAGSLIGQPYGSHILVDGLRVAVGSGLALPGYTLIFPIAQKQKIWEQILEYGGLELSDRGWEMLRILQGRPAPDLELTDDYNPLEVGLWQTVSFNKGCYIGQETIARLNTYKGVKQYLWGIRLNAPVEPETIITIGDEKVGKLTSYTETPDGHFGLGYIRSKAGGVGLKVQVGETAGEVVSIPFVSHEYP; encoded by the coding sequence ATGCCAACATCTGCAATTGACGGTAAAGACACAGCAGCTATTCAAACAGCAAGAGAAGGGGTGGTTGTGTGCGATCGCTCTGAATGGGGAATCATCCGTGTAGCGGATGATGATCGTCTGCGGTTTTTACATAACCAGAGTACAAACGATTTCCAACGTCTCAAACCGGGAGAAGGCTGTGATACTGTCATGGTGACATCCACTGCCAGGACAATTGATTTAGTCACTGGTTATGTTTTAGATGATGCTGTCTTCCTGTTGGTTTCACCTGGTCGTCGTCACTTTTTACTGCAATGGTTAGACCGTTATATTTTCTTTACGGATAAGGTGCAGTTAACGGATATCACCGAAGACACTGGTACTTTTAGCCTCATCGGACCCGGTAGTGATGCCATGATTGAGAAGTTGGGTGCTGGCTCACTCATTGGTCAACCCTATGGTAGTCATATCTTGGTGGATGGGTTAAGAGTGGCTGTGGGTAGCGGTTTGGCTTTACCTGGATATACCCTAATTTTCCCGATCGCTCAGAAACAAAAAATTTGGGAGCAAATATTAGAATATGGTGGGTTAGAGTTGAGTGATCGCGGTTGGGAAATGTTGCGAATATTACAAGGTCGTCCTGCACCAGATTTAGAACTGACTGATGATTATAATCCGCTAGAAGTCGGTTTATGGCAGACAGTTTCCTTCAACAAAGGCTGCTACATCGGTCAAGAAACCATTGCCAGATTAAACACCTACAAAGGTGTAAAACAATATCTTTGGGGAATTCGCCTCAATGCGCCCGTAGAACCAGAAACCATAATTACTATTGGAGATGAAAAAGTTGGTAAACTTACCAGTTATACAGAAACTCCAGATGGTCACTTTGGACTAGGGTACATTCGTTCTAAAGCAGGTGGAGTAGGTTTAAAAGTGCAAGTAGGAGAAACTGCGGGAGAAGTCGTTTCCATCCCGTTTGTTTCTCACGAGTATCCGTAG
- a CDS encoding ABC transporter substrate-binding protein, whose amino-acid sequence MSKISVSLALSLVTLASGFFMDACENTTTTTNQTPDGTAATTAANTTKIGNAKGLKIGSLLPTTGDLASIGQQMVGSSPLLVETVNACGGVNGEKVSLVEVDDQTDPKAGAAGMTKLATVDKVAGVVGSFASSVSTAAISVATPNKVMLVSPGSTSPVFTDKAQKGDFKGFWTRTAPPDTYQALALAQLAKKKGFKRVSTVVINNDYGVGFEKAFVQTFEKLGGTVVNKDKPVRYDPKAQTFDTEAGATFAGKPDAVLAVMYAETGSLFLKAAYQQGLAKGVQIMLTDGVKSDSFPEQVGKSPDGKYLLSGAIGTVPGSDGKALAAFKKLWQEKKGGLPGEYAPQAWDAAALLILAAQAAKENTGVGIAGKIREVAGGEGTEVSDVCEGLKLLKEGKKINYQGASGNVDVDANGDVVGVYDVWTVGDDGKIKVIDKVSPK is encoded by the coding sequence ATGTCGAAAATTAGTGTTTCCCTCGCTTTGAGTTTAGTTACCCTAGCCAGTGGCTTTTTCATGGACGCTTGTGAAAATACCACCACCACAACTAACCAAACACCCGATGGAACTGCCGCTACCACAGCAGCGAACACCACAAAAATAGGTAATGCCAAAGGATTAAAAATTGGTAGTTTGTTACCAACAACTGGTGACTTAGCTTCCATCGGTCAGCAAATGGTAGGTTCATCTCCTCTTCTGGTAGAAACCGTTAACGCTTGCGGGGGTGTAAATGGAGAGAAAGTGAGTCTAGTAGAAGTAGACGACCAAACAGACCCCAAAGCTGGTGCTGCGGGTATGACCAAATTAGCTACCGTGGATAAAGTGGCTGGTGTAGTTGGTTCTTTTGCCAGTAGCGTTTCCACTGCGGCTATCTCTGTAGCTACACCCAATAAAGTCATGCTGGTTTCCCCTGGTAGCACCAGTCCCGTATTTACCGATAAAGCGCAAAAAGGTGATTTTAAAGGTTTTTGGACGCGGACTGCTCCCCCAGATACCTACCAAGCATTAGCTTTAGCTCAACTTGCTAAGAAAAAAGGTTTTAAAAGAGTTTCCACCGTCGTGATTAACAATGACTATGGTGTAGGTTTTGAAAAAGCATTTGTACAAACTTTTGAAAAACTAGGTGGCACAGTGGTTAATAAAGATAAACCCGTCCGCTACGACCCCAAAGCCCAAACCTTTGATACTGAAGCCGGTGCCACTTTTGCTGGTAAACCAGATGCAGTCTTGGCTGTGATGTACGCTGAAACAGGAAGTTTATTCCTCAAAGCTGCCTACCAACAAGGTTTGGCGAAGGGAGTACAAATTATGCTCACAGATGGAGTCAAATCAGATAGTTTCCCCGAACAAGTAGGTAAAAGTCCTGACGGCAAATATCTTCTGTCGGGTGCTATTGGTACAGTTCCCGGTTCTGATGGTAAAGCATTAGCGGCTTTCAAAAAACTTTGGCAAGAGAAAAAAGGCGGTTTACCAGGAGAATACGCACCTCAAGCTTGGGATGCAGCTGCTTTGTTAATCTTGGCAGCACAAGCGGCTAAAGAAAATACTGGCGTTGGTATTGCTGGTAAAATCCGGGAAGTAGCTGGTGGAGAAGGGACAGAAGTAAGTGATGTGTGTGAAGGACTGAAACTCTTAAAAGAGGGTAAAAAGATTAATTACCAAGGTGCAAGCGGTAACGTAGATGTTGATGCTAATGGTGATGTCGTTGGTGTCTACGATGTGTGGACAGTAGGAGACGACGGCAAAATTAAGGTAATTGACAAAGTTAGCCCTAAATAG
- the crtB gene encoding 15-cis-phytoene synthase CrtB, with product MLQLPDSPPRMKTLVSVDESYKLCQELTAKYAKTFYLGTLLMSPAKRQSVWAIYAWCRRTDELVDGPASTITTPETLDLWEKQLESIFAGHPLDNYDVALVDTLQRFHMDIQPFRDMINGQRMDLYRSRYQTFEELYLYCYRVAGTVGLMSTTIMGIDTNIYTAPWHQDQQPYLPIEEAIALGIANQLTNILRDVGEDARRGRIYIPLEDLAKFNYTEEDFFKSIVDDRWRSLIRFEIDRARKFYTKADRGISYLAADARWPVWSASMLYGQILDVIERNDYDVFNQRAYVPQWKKLRTLPAAWMRSQVL from the coding sequence ATGCTGCAACTGCCTGATTCCCCCCCGCGCATGAAAACGCTGGTCTCTGTAGACGAGTCCTACAAACTTTGTCAGGAACTCACAGCCAAGTATGCCAAAACCTTTTACCTGGGTACATTGCTGATGAGTCCGGCAAAACGTCAATCTGTTTGGGCAATATACGCTTGGTGTCGCCGTACAGATGAATTAGTAGATGGCCCTGCATCTACTATAACCACGCCAGAAACCCTAGACCTATGGGAAAAGCAGCTGGAATCAATTTTTGCGGGACACCCATTAGACAATTACGATGTAGCTTTAGTAGATACACTCCAACGCTTTCATATGGATATTCAGCCCTTTCGGGATATGATTAACGGTCAGCGGATGGATTTATATCGCAGTCGTTATCAAACCTTTGAGGAGTTATATCTCTACTGCTACCGAGTGGCTGGTACTGTCGGCTTGATGTCAACCACGATTATGGGCATAGATACCAATATCTATACAGCACCATGGCATCAAGACCAACAACCTTATCTTCCTATAGAAGAAGCGATCGCATTGGGTATTGCTAATCAACTGACCAATATTCTTCGGGATGTCGGTGAAGATGCACGTAGAGGCAGAATCTACATTCCCCTAGAAGACTTGGCAAAATTCAACTACACGGAAGAAGACTTTTTTAAAAGTATTGTAGATGACCGTTGGCGTTCCCTAATACGCTTTGAAATCGACCGCGCCCGCAAATTTTATACCAAAGCCGATAGGGGAATTAGTTACCTAGCGGCAGATGCTCGTTGGCCTGTATGGTCTGCATCCATGCTCTATGGACAGATTCTAGATGTGATTGAACGCAATGATTATGATGTGTTCAATCAGCGTGCTTACGTCCCCCAGTGGAAAAAGTTACGTACCTTGCCAGCAGCTTGGATGCGATCGCAAGTGTTATAA
- the pds gene encoding 15-cis-phytoene desaturase — protein sequence MRVAIAGAGLAGLSCAKYLTDLGHTPIVLERRDVVGGKVAAWKDADGDWYETGLHIFFGAYPNMLELFKELDIEDRLQWKEHAMIFNQPEAPGTYSRFDFPDIPAPLNGVVAILGNNDMLTWPEKISFGLGLIPAMLKGQKYVEEMDKYSWSEWLKLQNIPPRVEKEVFIAMSKALNFINPDEISSTVLLTALNRFLQEKNGSKMAFLDGSPTERLCQPIINYITERGGEVRLNAPLKEIQLNEDGSVKSFLLRGLDGAEDEVFTADIYVSAMPVDPLKVMLPKPWQEMEFFQKLEGLEGVPVINVHLWFDRKLTDIDHLLFSRSPLLSVYADMSNTCREYASPDRSMLELVLAPAKDWISKSDEEIVTATITELEKLFPQHFGGDNQSKLLKYHVVKTPRSVYKATPGRQKHRPSQQTPISNFYLTGDYTMQRYLASMEGAVLSGKLTAQAISEAPLIANSSGLQTLTRPPATNAATA from the coding sequence ATGCGAGTAGCGATCGCCGGTGCCGGTCTAGCAGGACTTTCCTGTGCAAAATATCTCACAGATTTAGGTCACACTCCCATTGTCTTGGAACGCCGAGACGTAGTGGGCGGCAAAGTGGCAGCTTGGAAGGATGCTGATGGAGACTGGTACGAAACAGGACTGCACATTTTTTTTGGGGCTTATCCCAATATGTTGGAGTTATTTAAAGAACTAGACATTGAAGATCGTTTGCAGTGGAAAGAACACGCAATGATCTTCAATCAGCCAGAAGCACCAGGTACATACAGCCGCTTTGATTTTCCAGATATACCCGCCCCCTTAAATGGTGTGGTGGCAATTCTGGGCAACAATGATATGTTGACATGGCCTGAAAAAATTAGTTTTGGTCTTGGTTTAATCCCAGCCATGCTAAAAGGTCAAAAGTATGTGGAAGAAATGGATAAATACTCTTGGAGTGAGTGGTTAAAACTGCAAAACATTCCCCCCAGAGTAGAGAAAGAAGTTTTCATTGCTATGTCAAAAGCATTGAATTTCATCAATCCAGATGAAATTTCTTCGACGGTCTTGTTAACTGCCTTAAATCGGTTTTTACAAGAAAAAAATGGCTCAAAGATGGCGTTCTTGGATGGTTCACCTACTGAACGCCTGTGTCAGCCAATCATCAACTACATCACAGAACGCGGTGGCGAAGTACGATTAAATGCACCATTAAAAGAGATTCAACTCAACGAAGATGGCAGCGTTAAATCCTTCTTACTACGGGGTTTAGATGGGGCAGAAGATGAAGTATTTACAGCAGATATTTATGTATCTGCCATGCCTGTTGACCCTTTAAAGGTGATGTTACCTAAACCTTGGCAGGAAATGGAGTTTTTCCAAAAACTAGAAGGTTTGGAAGGTGTGCCTGTAATCAACGTACATTTATGGTTCGACCGGAAATTAACAGATATTGATCATCTGCTATTTTCCCGTTCACCCCTCCTCAGCGTTTATGCTGATATGAGTAATACTTGCCGTGAATATGCCAGTCCTGACCGTTCTATGCTGGAATTAGTTCTAGCGCCGGCTAAAGATTGGATATCTAAATCTGATGAGGAAATTGTTACTGCAACTATTACCGAGTTGGAAAAACTCTTCCCGCAACATTTTGGGGGAGATAACCAAAGCAAACTGCTGAAATATCACGTCGTGAAAACTCCACGTTCAGTTTACAAAGCCACACCAGGAAGGCAAAAACACCGTCCCTCTCAGCAAACTCCCATTTCTAACTTCTATCTGACTGGAGATTACACCATGCAACGCTACCTAGCCAGTATGGAAGGTGCCGTACTTTCTGGTAAGCTGACAGCACAGGCGATCTCGGAAGCACCACTGATAGCAAATTCCTCTGGCCTGCAAACGCTAACTCGACCGCCCGCAACGAATGCTGCAACTGCCTGA
- the nagZ gene encoding beta-N-acetylhexosaminidase has translation MSPSQHIQSFGNHLILGVSGTSLNDDDKRALSELKPVGVIFFAKNFLDGVPYQIWVENFNQLNHSIREYTERTFMFMTIDHEGGRVVRMPLPITRFPLSYLLKFHAQEVAKATACELRSLGINVSWSPVADIFSNPQNPIIGPRAFGTTPETASQRAREYYRGLKQGGMITCAKHFPGHGDTSQDSHVELPTLNLTVEELQRRELIPFKTLIEEQIPLIMTAHILFPQIDAEVPATLSRTILNHILREELNFQGVVVSDDLDMKAVSEMFMQSGTVARAFYAGCDLFIVSRNINSSSIERTYQIAEDFTASLSNGSLDEKVVVAARERIEKLLEGTPQYPVYALEKEILVKNAELAITSTFTI, from the coding sequence ATGTCACCATCACAACATATCCAAAGCTTTGGTAATCATCTGATTCTCGGTGTTTCTGGAACAAGCCTCAATGATGATGATAAAAGGGCGTTAAGTGAATTAAAACCTGTTGGGGTGATATTTTTCGCCAAAAACTTTCTTGATGGTGTACCATATCAGATTTGGGTAGAAAATTTTAACCAACTAAATCACAGTATACGTGAATATACTGAACGTACTTTCATGTTTATGACCATAGATCATGAAGGTGGAAGAGTTGTTAGAATGCCATTACCGATTACTCGATTTCCTCTCAGTTATCTATTAAAATTTCATGCGCAAGAAGTAGCTAAGGCAACTGCTTGCGAATTAAGATCACTAGGAATCAATGTTTCTTGGTCTCCCGTTGCTGATATTTTCTCCAACCCCCAAAACCCAATTATTGGACCCCGCGCTTTTGGAACTACTCCTGAAACCGCTAGTCAACGTGCGCGGGAATATTATCGGGGACTCAAGCAAGGAGGTATGATCACTTGTGCAAAACATTTTCCTGGACATGGAGACACCAGCCAAGATTCTCACGTGGAATTACCAACTCTCAATTTAACTGTAGAGGAATTGCAAAGACGGGAATTAATACCTTTCAAAACATTGATTGAGGAACAGATACCGTTGATTATGACTGCCCATATCCTGTTCCCGCAAATAGATGCTGAAGTTCCAGCCACATTGTCAAGGACGATTTTAAATCACATCCTGCGGGAAGAACTCAATTTTCAGGGTGTGGTTGTTTCCGATGACTTGGATATGAAAGCCGTCTCTGAGATGTTTATGCAGTCGGGAACAGTAGCGCGGGCTTTTTATGCAGGTTGCGATTTATTTATTGTTTCTCGCAATATCAATTCTTCTTCAATAGAAAGGACATATCAAATAGCTGAGGATTTTACCGCTTCTTTGAGTAACGGCAGCTTGGATGAGAAAGTTGTAGTAGCAGCAAGGGAGAGAATTGAGAAATTATTGGAAGGAACTCCCCAATATCCAGTGTATGCCCTGGAAAAAGAGATTTTAGTCAAAAATGCAGAATTAGCGATCACTTCTACTTTTACCATTTAA
- a CDS encoding lipoxygenase family protein — MIKNYNDGKKKLITNGNIKGLLPPEKNNQLDSIAYLINIATKIIFTVTAQHSAVNFAQYDYAGWIPILIIPLPSMNLYQIYLPEMAII; from the coding sequence ATGATCAAGAATTACAACGATGGAAAGAAGAAACTGATTACTAATGGCAATATTAAGGGTCTGCTGCCACCTGAAAAAAATAACCAGTTGGATAGCATAGCTTATCTAATTAATATTGCTACTAAAATTATTTTCACGGTAACTGCTCAACACTCGGCTGTCAATTTTGCTCAATATGACTATGCTGGATGGATTCCTATCCTAATCATCCCTTTGCCCTCTATGAATCTTTATCAGATTTATTTACCAGAGATGGCAATAATATAA
- the thrB gene encoding homoserine kinase: MSVISTITVKVPATTANLGPGFDCIGAALKLYNEFKFTRNERGLIIQVSGTEAEKVQTDESNLLYQAFLKLYQYIEQTSPSVKIEIKLGVPLARGLGSSATAIVGGLVAGNVLAGSPLSELQVMELAIAMEGHPDNVVPALLGGCCLAATGLTGWEICDITWHRQIVPVIAIPDFELSTLEARQVLPTEVSRGDAIFNTAHFGLLLRGLATHREEWLRAALQDKLHQPYRQALIPGYDAVEAAAVAAGAYGMVISGAGPTLLALTDELHTPGVATAMRNAWKQVGIKSVAQSLPLDIQGVTIF, from the coding sequence ATGTCTGTCATTTCTACTATTACTGTTAAGGTTCCTGCCACCACTGCTAATTTAGGCCCTGGTTTTGACTGCATTGGTGCAGCTTTAAAGCTGTACAACGAATTTAAGTTTACTAGAAATGAGAGGGGGTTAATTATTCAAGTTTCTGGCACGGAAGCCGAAAAGGTACAAACGGATGAGAGTAATCTGTTATACCAGGCTTTTTTGAAGTTATATCAATATATAGAGCAGACATCGCCATCTGTGAAAATAGAGATTAAGTTGGGTGTACCACTGGCGCGGGGTTTGGGTAGTTCTGCTACTGCTATTGTGGGTGGGTTGGTTGCTGGTAATGTGTTGGCGGGTTCTCCTTTGTCTGAGTTGCAGGTGATGGAGTTAGCGATCGCAATGGAAGGACATCCTGATAATGTTGTCCCAGCTTTATTAGGAGGATGCTGTCTAGCAGCTACTGGCCTTACAGGTTGGGAAATTTGTGATATTACCTGGCATCGGCAGATAGTTCCAGTGATAGCAATTCCTGATTTTGAGTTATCAACCTTAGAAGCACGGCAAGTTTTACCAACTGAAGTCAGTCGTGGTGATGCGATTTTCAATACTGCCCATTTTGGTTTATTACTGCGAGGTTTAGCAACTCATCGGGAAGAATGGTTAAGGGCTGCTTTACAAGATAAGCTCCATCAGCCCTATCGTCAAGCCTTAATTCCCGGTTACGACGCTGTAGAAGCTGCTGCTGTGGCTGCTGGTGCTTATGGCATGGTAATTAGTGGTGCAGGACCGACTTTGTTAGCTTTAACAGATGAATTGCATACACCAGGAGTAGCAACAGCAATGAGAAATGCCTGGAAACAAGTAGGAATTAAATCTGTAGCGCAATCGCTACCCCTCGATATCCAAGGAGTAACTATTTTTTAG
- a CDS encoding NAD(P)H-quinone oxidoreductase subunit 4, translated as MNPIQIPWLSAIIFLPLVASLAIPFMPDKDGKTVRWYGLGVAFADFALMIFALWQGYDFQSSALQMTESYAWIPQIGFNWALAIDGLSMPLILLTGLINTLAVFAAWKVTNKPRLFYALMLVMYSAQLGVFLAQDLLMFFLMWEIELVPVYLLISIWGGKNRRYAATKFIIYTAAASIFILVAGFAMAFYGDNFTFNMTELGMKEYPQALELALYTGFLIAYGVKLPIFPFHTWLPDAHGEASAPGSMVLAGVLLKMGGYALIRFNLEMLTDAHVVFAPILAILGVVNIVYGACCALAQTNLKRCLAYSSIAHMGFVLIGIASYTEIGISGAVLQMLSHGLIAASLFFLSGVTYERTHTLMMDKMGGMAKVMPRTFALFTIGSMASLALPGMSGFVGELMVFLGIGTSDVYSSSFKVVVIFLSAVGVILTPIYLLSMLRQVFYGKQSKDLHLDIVVADVKPRELFITACLLLPIIGIGFYPKLATQTYDVKTVEVATHARQVLPVVARQEPSNLYSQIFTAPTLASSEFVNISE; from the coding sequence ATGAATCCGATACAAATCCCTTGGCTATCAGCCATAATTTTCTTGCCCTTAGTGGCATCCCTGGCCATTCCCTTCATGCCTGATAAAGACGGTAAAACAGTTCGCTGGTATGGTCTAGGAGTAGCTTTTGCAGACTTTGCATTAATGATTTTTGCCCTTTGGCAGGGTTATGATTTCCAAAGTTCAGCCCTGCAAATGACAGAAAGCTACGCTTGGATACCCCAAATAGGCTTTAACTGGGCTTTAGCAATTGATGGTTTATCAATGCCCTTGATACTCTTAACAGGCTTAATCAACACACTCGCAGTATTTGCGGCTTGGAAAGTAACCAATAAGCCGCGTTTATTTTATGCATTAATGTTGGTGATGTACAGCGCCCAATTAGGCGTATTCCTCGCCCAAGACTTATTAATGTTCTTCTTAATGTGGGAAATTGAGTTAGTACCCGTTTACTTGCTTATTTCCATCTGGGGAGGAAAAAACCGCCGCTATGCAGCCACCAAATTTATTATTTACACCGCAGCAGCATCTATATTTATTCTGGTAGCTGGTTTTGCAATGGCTTTCTATGGTGATAACTTCACCTTCAACATGACAGAATTGGGAATGAAAGAATATCCCCAAGCCCTAGAACTTGCACTATATACAGGTTTCTTAATCGCTTACGGTGTAAAACTACCAATTTTCCCCTTCCATACATGGTTGCCTGATGCTCACGGTGAAGCATCTGCTCCCGGTTCAATGGTATTAGCTGGTGTGTTGTTGAAGATGGGCGGATATGCACTAATTCGCTTTAACCTAGAGATGTTAACCGATGCCCACGTTGTTTTCGCTCCAATCTTAGCAATTTTAGGTGTAGTCAATATTGTTTACGGTGCTTGTTGCGCCTTAGCTCAAACCAACCTCAAACGGTGTTTAGCTTACTCTTCCATCGCCCACATGGGGTTTGTATTAATCGGGATTGCATCTTACACAGAAATTGGTATCAGCGGTGCTGTATTACAGATGCTTTCTCACGGTTTAATTGCTGCTAGTTTATTCTTCCTCTCTGGTGTAACTTACGAACGTACTCACACCTTAATGATGGATAAAATGGGCGGCATGGCTAAAGTAATGCCCAGAACCTTCGCTCTGTTTACTATCGGTTCAATGGCTTCTCTGGCTTTACCTGGTATGAGTGGTTTCGTCGGTGAATTGATGGTGTTCCTGGGTATTGGCACCAGTGATGTTTACAGTTCCAGCTTCAAAGTAGTAGTCATCTTCCTATCCGCAGTTGGTGTGATTTTGACTCCCATCTATTTACTGTCCATGTTGCGTCAAGTATTCTACGGTAAGCAAAGCAAAGACTTACATTTAGATATTGTAGTCGCTGATGTTAAACCTCGTGAATTGTTCATCACCGCTTGTTTATTACTTCCTATAATCGGGATTGGTTTCTATCCTAAGTTAGCTACACAAACCTATGATGTGAAGACTGTTGAAGTTGCTACTCACGCTCGTCAAGTGTTACCAGTTGTGGCTCGTCAAGAACCCTCTAACTTGTACTCACAAATCTTTACTGCTCCAACCTTAGCTAGTTCTGAATTCGTTAATATATCTGAGTAA